A genomic window from Flavobacterium phycosphaerae includes:
- a CDS encoding purine-nucleoside phosphorylase, translating to MWELVQETVNYIKNKTNFTPEYGVILGSGLGSFTDDIKIEFTLPYNEIPNFPVSTVEGHKGALVFGTIGDKKVVAMQGRFHYYEGYSMQEVTFPVRVMKYIGVTKLIVSNASGGVNPAYKVGSIVLIKDHINMMPEHPLRGKNDSRFGPRFVNMSEPYSLNMIAKVKAIATASAIEVHDGVYMGLQGPTFETLHEYKMVKTIGADCVGMSTVPEVIVARHMELETFGISVITDIGSEEHLESITHEEVLKAAQAAEPHLRQLIKELIVQY from the coding sequence ATGTGGGAACTTGTTCAGGAAACTGTTAATTACATAAAAAACAAAACCAACTTTACGCCGGAATACGGTGTTATTTTAGGCTCCGGTTTAGGGAGTTTTACCGATGATATAAAAATTGAATTTACATTGCCTTATAACGAGATTCCTAATTTTCCGGTTTCTACGGTAGAAGGGCACAAAGGAGCGTTGGTTTTTGGAACCATTGGTGATAAAAAAGTAGTAGCCATGCAAGGAAGATTTCATTATTATGAAGGGTATTCTATGCAGGAGGTTACTTTCCCGGTGCGTGTGATGAAATATATTGGAGTGACTAAATTAATTGTATCTAATGCTTCAGGTGGTGTAAATCCGGCTTATAAAGTAGGTTCAATTGTTTTGATAAAAGACCATATTAACATGATGCCAGAGCATCCGCTCAGAGGTAAAAATGATTCTCGTTTCGGTCCAAGATTTGTAAATATGAGCGAGCCTTATAGTCTTAACATGATTGCTAAGGTTAAAGCTATAGCGACAGCTTCAGCTATTGAAGTACATGATGGTGTTTATATGGGATTGCAAGGACCTACTTTTGAAACCTTGCACGAATACAAAATGGTGAAAACCATCGGGGCTGATTGCGTCGGAATGTCTACCGTTCCCGAAGTAATCGTAGCGCGTCATATGGAGTTAGAAACGTTTGGTATTTCGGTTATTACAGATATTGGCAGCGAGGAACATTTAGAATCCATTACGCATGAAGAGGTATTGAAAGCTGCTCAAGCAGCCGAGCCGCACCTAAGACAATTAATCAAAGAATTAATTGTGCAGTACTAA
- the lpxK gene encoding tetraacyldisaccharide 4'-kinase, which translates to MILLRKLLFPFAILYGLVTSLRNYLYDKGILKSYSFDIPVIAVGNLSVGGTGKTPQIEYLIRLLSPKYKVATLSRGYKRKSEGFILADSTSNAELLGDEPFQYYQKFPQIQVAVDADRRNGITQLLNQKDRPEVILLDDAYQHRKVKAGFYILLTSYGDLFCDDWMLPTGNLRESRSGAKRANMIIVTKCPPTISQLAQEKIEKQLGLNVPIFFSCIDYDDKAYNTTSSLEVSAVKSQAKVLVAGIAKPKPFFEYLQSDNDDIMVFSDHHDFSESEILNIKNKANDKIVITTEKDFVRLKTEILKEQLYYLPIKSKFVNNSETFDQIILNYVGTCSGNC; encoded by the coding sequence ATGATTTTGTTGCGAAAATTACTTTTTCCTTTTGCCATTCTTTATGGCTTGGTGACTTCTCTGAGAAATTATCTTTATGATAAAGGGATACTGAAATCCTATTCTTTCGATATACCGGTGATTGCTGTTGGAAACCTTAGTGTAGGTGGTACCGGAAAAACTCCGCAGATAGAGTATTTAATTCGGTTGTTGTCGCCCAAATATAAAGTAGCAACGTTAAGCAGAGGCTACAAAAGAAAATCCGAGGGCTTTATTTTGGCTGATAGTACCAGCAATGCGGAACTATTAGGCGATGAACCGTTTCAGTATTATCAAAAGTTTCCTCAAATTCAGGTGGCTGTAGATGCTGACCGACGCAATGGGATTACACAATTACTAAATCAGAAAGACCGACCGGAAGTTATTTTGCTGGATGATGCTTACCAACACCGCAAAGTTAAAGCCGGATTTTATATTTTACTGACATCCTATGGCGACTTGTTTTGCGATGACTGGATGTTGCCTACAGGAAATCTTCGGGAAAGCCGCAGTGGTGCCAAAAGAGCGAATATGATAATTGTCACTAAATGTCCGCCTACTATTTCTCAACTTGCACAGGAAAAAATTGAAAAGCAGCTTGGTTTAAATGTGCCGATATTTTTTAGTTGTATAGATTATGATGATAAAGCTTATAATACTACATCGAGTTTGGAAGTGTCAGCTGTAAAATCACAAGCTAAAGTTTTGGTCGCGGGAATTGCAAAGCCTAAACCTTTTTTTGAATATTTGCAATCTGATAATGATGATATTATGGTTTTTTCCGACCATCATGATTTTAGCGAAAGCGAAATATTGAACATAAAAAATAAAGCGAACGATAAAATTGTTATTACAACCGAAAAGGATTTTGTACGTTTGAAGACTGAAATTTTAAAAGAGCAATTATATTATTTACCTATCAAAAGCAAGTTTGTCAACAACTCAGAGACTTTTGATCAAATTATTTTAAACTATGTGGGAACTTGTTCAGGAAACTGTTAA
- a CDS encoding alpha/beta fold hydrolase, which translates to MKRIQLFIITKSIGLYLNCLSFINAEKAKTIAYQFFSEPRKGRLKKDKLPKTLQYSTKETFTYNNENFQTYIWEGNDDIILLVHGWESNASRWKKILPYLKKLPNTIIAIDAPAHGLTDGKEFNTPKYAEFIHVLTQKYNPKTLIGHSIGGAAITYYLHKYRNDHVEKIVLLGAPSSFKRISDNFIEMLSLNAKIQTLLENYYFERFNIHVNDFAGHLFASNFHQKAIIAHDLQDNIILVEEGRKYAQNWKNATYIETNGLGHSMHNGDLYQKIADFIAEA; encoded by the coding sequence ATGAAAAGAATACAACTGTTTATCATTACCAAATCCATAGGCCTTTACCTCAATTGCCTGAGTTTTATCAATGCAGAGAAGGCCAAAACGATTGCTTACCAATTTTTCAGCGAACCCCGAAAAGGCAGGCTCAAAAAAGATAAACTTCCCAAAACATTACAATACAGCACCAAGGAAACATTTACCTATAATAACGAAAACTTTCAAACCTATATCTGGGAAGGCAACGACGACATCATTCTCTTAGTGCATGGCTGGGAAAGCAATGCCTCCCGTTGGAAAAAAATATTGCCTTACCTCAAAAAACTGCCCAATACCATCATCGCCATTGATGCGCCTGCTCACGGTTTAACTGACGGAAAAGAATTCAATACGCCCAAGTACGCCGAGTTTATTCACGTTTTAACCCAAAAATACAACCCAAAAACGCTCATTGGTCATTCCATCGGTGGTGCCGCGATTACGTATTACCTGCACAAATACCGAAATGACCATGTCGAAAAAATTGTCTTGCTCGGCGCTCCGTCCAGCTTCAAAAGAATAAGCGATAATTTTATTGAAATGCTGAGCCTGAATGCCAAAATCCAAACCCTACTCGAAAATTACTATTTCGAAAGATTCAACATCCACGTCAATGATTTTGCCGGCCATTTATTCGCCTCCAACTTCCATCAAAAAGCCATCATTGCCCACGATTTGCAAGACAATATAATCTTGGTGGAGGAAGGCAGGAAGTACGCCCAAAACTGGAAAAATGCCACTTATATCGAAACCAACGGACTCGGGCACAGCATGCACAACGGCGACTTATATCAAAAAATAGCCGATTTTATTGCAGAAGCGTAA
- a CDS encoding zinc ribbon domain-containing protein, with translation MATTKELSVEDKLRAIYDLQIIDTRIDEIRNVRGELPLEVEDLEDEVTGLSTRLDKLKSDLVAIEEQIKTKKNAIEEHQAAIKKYTEQQKNVRNNREFNSLTKEVEFQELEIQLAEKQIKELKASIEHKKEVISSSKERLDQKTSHLKHKKSELNDIMAETQKEENFLMEKSAEYEAQIEERLLAAYKRIRSSVRNGLAVVSIERGASAGSFFTIPPQTQVEIAARKKIITDEHSGRILVDASLAEEEREKMQQLFAHL, from the coding sequence ATGGCGACTACAAAAGAACTAAGTGTTGAAGACAAATTGAGAGCTATCTACGACTTGCAAATCATAGATACAAGAATTGATGAAATCAGAAACGTTAGAGGAGAATTACCTTTAGAAGTGGAAGATTTAGAAGATGAAGTTACCGGTTTAAGCACTCGTTTAGATAAATTAAAAAGCGACTTGGTTGCGATTGAAGAACAAATCAAAACCAAAAAGAATGCTATCGAAGAGCATCAAGCCGCAATAAAAAAATACACCGAACAACAAAAAAATGTTCGCAACAACAGAGAATTCAACTCGTTGACTAAAGAAGTAGAATTTCAGGAATTGGAAATCCAATTGGCTGAAAAACAAATCAAAGAATTGAAAGCTTCTATCGAGCACAAAAAAGAAGTGATATCAAGCTCTAAAGAAAGATTAGACCAAAAAACTTCGCATTTAAAACACAAAAAATCGGAACTAAACGATATCATGGCCGAAACCCAAAAAGAAGAAAACTTCTTAATGGAAAAATCTGCCGAATATGAAGCACAAATCGAAGAGCGTTTGTTAGCGGCTTACAAAAGAATCCGTTCTAGCGTTCGCAACGGTTTAGCCGTAGTTTCAATAGAGCGTGGTGCGTCTGCCGGTTCGTTCTTTACCATTCCGCCACAAACACAGGTGGAAATTGCAGCCCGCAAAAAAATCATCACCGATGAGCACTCAGGAAGAATCTTAGTAGATGCTTCTCTAGCAGAAGAAGAAAGAGAAAAAATGCAACAATTATTTGCTCACCTATAA
- a CDS encoding VOC family protein, which translates to MTKQIWLNLPVKEASKSKEFYTALGFKFLEERTTPDSACMLVGENNFVIMLFSETMFQSFIQHNITDTEKSAEFLISIDAENRDELDALAQKAKAAGGIVYAAPGENQGWMYGCGFCDLDGHRWNVLHMDFSKMPKQ; encoded by the coding sequence ATGACCAAGCAAATATGGCTTAATCTTCCGGTGAAAGAGGCCTCGAAATCAAAAGAATTTTATACTGCTTTAGGTTTTAAATTTTTAGAAGAAAGAACCACACCTGATTCCGCCTGCATGTTGGTGGGTGAAAACAATTTTGTCATCATGTTGTTTTCGGAAACGATGTTCCAAAGTTTTATTCAACACAACATTACAGACACCGAAAAATCCGCTGAATTTTTAATTTCTATTGATGCTGAAAATCGGGATGAACTAGACGCATTGGCTCAAAAAGCAAAAGCGGCCGGTGGAATTGTTTATGCCGCTCCGGGTGAAAACCAAGGTTGGATGTACGGCTGTGGCTTTTGTGATTTAGACGGGCACCGTTGGAATGTATTGCATATGGACTTCAGTAAAATGCCCAAACAGTAA
- a CDS encoding VOC family protein, translating to MAQVNPYLIFNGNCEEAFLFYQSVFGGTFPYMGKYSEMPKMDGCPEVSPADANRIMHVSLPIGNTILMGGDSNAASGDVAFGNNFHVSINTDSKEEADRIFNGLSAGGEPFMPMDKTFWGAYFGMFKDKFGIHWMVNFDENEK from the coding sequence ATGGCACAGGTTAACCCTTATTTAATTTTTAACGGAAATTGCGAAGAAGCATTTCTGTTTTATCAATCCGTATTTGGCGGAACTTTCCCTTATATGGGAAAATATAGTGAAATGCCTAAAATGGATGGTTGTCCGGAGGTGAGTCCGGCGGATGCTAACCGAATTATGCACGTCTCCTTACCTATCGGGAATACTATCCTGATGGGAGGTGACAGCAATGCTGCAAGTGGTGATGTTGCTTTTGGAAATAATTTCCATGTATCCATTAACACCGACAGCAAAGAAGAAGCTGACCGCATTTTTAACGGATTATCAGCAGGTGGCGAGCCCTTTATGCCTATGGACAAAACGTTTTGGGGCGCCTACTTTGGGATGTTCAAAGATAAGTTCGGCATTCACTGGATGGTCAACTTTGACGAAAACGAAAAATAA
- a CDS encoding DoxX family protein, translating into MKKDKIIFWVATLIIFLFEGVMPAFTSQTEMAKEGLRHLGYPEYFGNALVVFKILGVLVLVIPKAPKNVKEWAYAGFGFDFIFASISYICVEGFNFLAVFPLFFLGILAVSYIYYHKISKTVNA; encoded by the coding sequence ATGAAAAAAGACAAAATCATTTTTTGGGTGGCTACCCTTATTATCTTTCTTTTTGAAGGAGTAATGCCGGCGTTCACCTCGCAAACAGAAATGGCCAAAGAAGGCCTCCGTCACTTAGGGTATCCCGAGTATTTCGGCAATGCTTTGGTGGTCTTTAAAATTTTGGGCGTATTGGTTTTAGTTATTCCCAAAGCTCCGAAAAACGTAAAAGAATGGGCTTATGCCGGCTTTGGTTTCGATTTTATTTTTGCCAGCATCAGCTATATTTGTGTGGAAGGATTTAATTTCCTTGCGGTATTTCCGTTATTCTTCTTAGGGATTTTAGCCGTGTCTTATATCTATTATCATAAGATAAGTAAAACTGTGAACGCTTAA
- a CDS encoding GlxA family transcriptional regulator, which yields MKRVGLVLTEDYKLLSVAALLEVLETANKLVLEKGQTAPFAIAMYQLPTQLENGEVTFHGYTIQSIAEETGVLDVILLPAFTTNDIPATIGKNLAYIPWLQQQYRSGAEVASFCSGAFLFGASGLLNGKSATTHIDSCAAFARAFPEVKLKPNETVTADDRTFTSGGSTSLFHLIILLVQKYCGHEIAIQVAKLFAIDMDRYQQSYFGTFRPNYTHNDALVSSIQEKIEKRFHQIENLEEVLGDVPASRRNLVRRFKLATGIPPIEYLQNIRIETAKRHLEQSQLSVSEIIDKSGYTDPKSFRKVFQKVVGMKPLEYREKFKVR from the coding sequence ATGAAGCGAGTCGGATTAGTATTGACAGAAGATTACAAACTTTTGAGTGTAGCCGCTCTTTTAGAAGTATTGGAAACGGCAAACAAATTGGTCCTTGAAAAAGGACAGACAGCGCCTTTTGCTATTGCGATGTATCAGTTGCCAACCCAATTGGAAAACGGAGAAGTTACTTTTCACGGCTATACTATTCAGTCGATAGCAGAGGAAACAGGGGTTTTGGATGTGATTTTACTACCGGCCTTTACCACAAATGATATCCCAGCTACTATAGGAAAGAATCTGGCTTATATTCCGTGGTTGCAACAACAATACAGGAGTGGGGCCGAGGTAGCCAGTTTTTGTTCGGGCGCTTTTTTGTTTGGAGCTTCGGGCCTATTGAACGGGAAGAGTGCTACAACACATATTGATTCCTGTGCTGCTTTTGCTCGTGCTTTTCCGGAAGTAAAATTAAAACCCAATGAAACGGTAACTGCAGACGACAGAACTTTCACCAGTGGTGGTTCGACCTCATTATTTCATTTGATTATTTTATTGGTTCAAAAATATTGTGGACATGAAATCGCCATTCAGGTGGCCAAGCTTTTTGCCATTGATATGGATAGATATCAGCAGAGTTATTTTGGTACGTTCCGCCCAAATTATACCCACAATGACGCTTTGGTTTCTTCGATACAAGAAAAAATTGAAAAACGATTTCATCAGATAGAAAACCTCGAAGAAGTCTTGGGAGATGTCCCTGCAAGCCGCCGGAATTTGGTTAGACGATTCAAGCTGGCGACCGGTATTCCACCTATTGAATATTTGCAAAACATCCGAATAGAAACTGCTAAACGCCATTTAGAACAATCGCAGCTTTCGGTTTCTGAAATCATAGATAAATCGGGCTATACTGATCCGAAATCATTTCGAAAAGTATTTCAAAAAGTGGTGGGGATGAAACCTTTGGAATACCGAGAGAAATTTAAGGTACGCTAA
- the glmM gene encoding phosphoglucosamine mutase — MTLIKSISGIRGTIGGKVGDNLTPVDAVKFASAYGTFLKNNIQKDKLTVVIGRDARISGPMIHYLVVNTLIGLGINVIDLGLSTTPTVEVAVPLEQADGGIILTASHNPKQWNALKLLNAKGEFLSGADGAKILEIAEAEAFDFSDVDSLGEITMNDAYMDIHIDEVLELPLVDAEAVAKRKFKVVVDGVNSSGGIIIPKLLEQMGVECVKLYCEPNGHFPHNPEPLKEHLGDICKLVVEEKADFGIVVDPDVDRLAFISNDGEMFGEEYTLVACADYVLSKTPGNTVSNMSSSRALRDITNKHQGSYQASAVGEVNVVELMKSTNAIIGGEGNGGIIYPELHYGRDSLVGVALFLTHLAGLDMTVAELRASYPQYYMSKNKIELTPQIDVDAILVGMTEKYKNENISTIDGVKIDFATEWVHLRKSNTEPIIRIYTEAPTQEAADALALRIIDEIKAVAGI, encoded by the coding sequence ATGACTCTAATCAAATCAATATCAGGAATTCGCGGAACAATTGGCGGCAAAGTGGGCGATAATTTAACGCCGGTAGATGCCGTGAAATTTGCTTCGGCTTACGGAACCTTTCTGAAAAACAACATACAAAAAGATAAACTAACCGTTGTAATTGGTCGTGATGCCCGTATCTCCGGACCTATGATTCATTATTTGGTGGTGAATACTTTAATTGGTTTAGGCATAAATGTGATTGATTTAGGTTTGTCGACTACACCAACGGTAGAAGTGGCCGTGCCTTTGGAGCAAGCGGACGGCGGTATTATTTTGACAGCTTCTCACAATCCGAAACAATGGAATGCCTTGAAGTTGTTGAATGCCAAAGGAGAATTTTTAAGCGGAGCCGATGGGGCTAAGATTTTGGAAATTGCCGAAGCCGAAGCGTTTGATTTTTCGGATGTAGACAGTTTGGGCGAAATTACGATGAATGATGCTTACATGGATATTCATATTGATGAGGTTTTGGAATTACCATTGGTAGATGCAGAAGCCGTAGCCAAAAGAAAATTCAAAGTAGTAGTTGATGGCGTAAATTCATCCGGAGGGATTATCATTCCGAAGTTATTGGAACAAATGGGCGTGGAGTGTGTGAAATTATACTGTGAGCCGAATGGTCATTTTCCTCATAACCCTGAGCCTTTGAAAGAACATTTGGGAGATATCTGTAAATTGGTGGTAGAAGAGAAAGCTGATTTTGGAATTGTAGTTGACCCGGATGTTGACCGTTTGGCTTTTATTTCTAATGATGGCGAAATGTTTGGCGAAGAATATACCTTGGTGGCTTGTGCCGATTATGTGTTGAGTAAAACACCCGGCAATACGGTTTCTAATATGTCCTCTTCAAGAGCCCTGCGCGATATTACCAACAAACACCAGGGCAGTTATCAAGCCAGTGCTGTAGGTGAAGTGAATGTGGTGGAGTTAATGAAGTCTACCAATGCCATAATAGGAGGAGAAGGTAACGGAGGGATTATTTATCCGGAGTTGCACTACGGGCGTGACAGTTTGGTGGGTGTGGCTTTGTTCTTAACTCATTTAGCCGGTTTAGATATGACTGTGGCGGAGCTAAGAGCCTCGTATCCGCAATACTATATGAGCAAAAATAAAATAGAATTGACACCACAAATTGATGTAGATGCTATTTTGGTAGGTATGACCGAAAAGTATAAAAACGAAAATATCTCTACTATTGATGGCGTTAAAATAGATTTTGCTACCGAATGGGTGCACTTGCGCAAATCCAATACTGAACCTATTATTCGTATTTATACCGAAGCACCAACACAGGAGGCAGCCGATGCTTTAGCGTTACGAATTATAGATGAAATTAAAGCAGTAGCCGGAATTTAG
- a CDS encoding SRPBCC family protein, with the protein MITIQNTVKAPIEKVWAFWTQPEHITQWNNASEDWHTPKASNDLTVGGKFCATMASRDGAMSFDFEGTYTAIKELALIEYVIADGRKVSITFEVTPEGVDITESFDPEKVNPEEMQRQGWQNILDNFKKYTEQH; encoded by the coding sequence ATGATAACCATACAAAACACCGTAAAAGCTCCCATTGAAAAGGTATGGGCATTTTGGACACAACCCGAACACATCACCCAATGGAATAATGCTTCCGAGGATTGGCATACGCCCAAAGCCAGTAATGATCTTACAGTGGGTGGAAAATTCTGTGCTACGATGGCTTCCCGAGATGGTGCTATGAGCTTTGATTTTGAAGGCACTTACACCGCCATTAAAGAATTAGCATTAATTGAATATGTGATAGCTGACGGACGAAAAGTAAGCATAACATTTGAAGTTACCCCGGAAGGCGTAGACATTACCGAAAGTTTTGACCCTGAAAAAGTAAATCCCGAGGAAATGCAACGTCAAGGTTGGCAAAACATCTTAGATAATTTTAAGAAATACACAGAACAACACTAA
- a CDS encoding class I SAM-dependent methyltransferase has translation MKLKTRIFNKIKGQLNKLPYIKPLYQQSQQCLFPNGHFYSPVFNIAEIKKREDQIWKNLNVEGVAGINLRTEDQKQLAKAFSEYYEEMPFRALKEGSIRYQFENTSYSYTDGIVLYSMLRHYKPKQVIEIGSGHTSSLMLDTNELFLDNQVKLTFIDPYPDRLYSLITEADKNSVTIYPTDVQIIALDVFEKLEAGDILFVDSTHVTKTGSDVNYILFEILPKLKSGVIIHFHDIFYPFEYPKDWIYRGYNWNEDYILRAFLMYNDQYEIKFFNHYMHLLHKEVYEKMPMSYQNIGGSLWIQKK, from the coding sequence ATGAAGCTTAAAACTAGAATCTTTAATAAAATAAAAGGGCAACTCAACAAGTTGCCCTATATAAAGCCATTGTATCAACAGTCGCAACAATGTCTTTTTCCGAATGGTCATTTTTACTCTCCCGTTTTTAATATTGCCGAGATTAAAAAAAGAGAAGATCAAATATGGAAAAACCTGAATGTAGAAGGTGTTGCGGGGATCAATCTAAGAACGGAAGACCAAAAACAATTGGCCAAAGCTTTTAGTGAATACTATGAAGAAATGCCTTTTCGAGCCTTGAAAGAAGGAAGTATTCGGTACCAATTTGAAAACACCTCTTATTCCTATACGGATGGTATCGTGTTGTATTCGATGCTGCGTCATTACAAGCCTAAACAAGTTATTGAAATTGGCTCAGGACATACTTCATCATTGATGCTCGATACCAACGAGTTGTTTTTGGATAACCAAGTCAAGCTGACGTTCATCGATCCTTATCCTGACAGACTATATTCCTTAATTACTGAAGCGGATAAAAACAGCGTGACCATTTACCCAACCGATGTGCAGATTATCGCTTTGGATGTTTTTGAAAAACTGGAAGCTGGTGACATCCTTTTTGTAGACAGCACCCACGTTACCAAAACCGGTAGTGATGTAAATTATATTTTATTTGAAATTTTACCCAAACTCAAAAGCGGTGTAATCATTCATTTTCATGATATTTTTTATCCGTTTGAATATCCTAAAGACTGGATTTATCGTGGCTATAATTGGAATGAAGATTATATCTTAAGAGCTTTTCTGATGTATAATGACCAGTATGAAATTAAGTTTTTCAATCACTATATGCATTTACTGCACAAAGAAGTATATGAAAAAATGCCTATGAGTTATCAAAATATAGGCGGTAGTTTATGGATTCAGAAAAAATAG
- a CDS encoding Nif3-like dinuclear metal center hexameric protein — MKIKEILSALEEMTPLAYAEDFDNVGLLVGDSNAEATGVLVCHDALESVIDEAIVKNCNMVVCFHPILFSGLKKINGKNYVERAVIKAIKNDIAIYAVHTALDNHKKGVNKIFCDALGLTNTKILVPKKNFIQKLITYTIPENVEKLRNALFEAGAGKIGNYEDCSFNSKGVGTYMGNEDSNPEIGERFEFVENEEIKIEVTFEKHLQSKILKALFKHHVYEEVAYEIYDLQNAHQNIGLGMMGELEKPMSETDFLSLVKTKMQCGGIRHSALLGKPIQKVAVLGGSGSFAISQAKQAGADIFLTADLKYHNFYEAENQLVLADIGHFESERFTKNYIVDFLKKKILNFAIIFSEENTNPVKYL; from the coding sequence ATGAAAATAAAAGAAATTCTCTCCGCCTTAGAAGAAATGACCCCTCTGGCTTATGCCGAAGACTTTGACAATGTAGGTTTGCTAGTAGGCGACAGCAATGCCGAAGCTACCGGAGTTTTGGTTTGTCACGATGCTTTAGAAAGTGTAATTGATGAAGCTATAGTGAAGAACTGCAATATGGTGGTATGCTTCCATCCTATTCTTTTTTCGGGTTTGAAAAAAATCAACGGAAAGAATTATGTTGAGCGCGCCGTAATCAAAGCCATCAAAAACGACATTGCCATTTATGCTGTGCATACCGCATTAGACAATCATAAAAAGGGAGTCAACAAAATATTTTGCGACGCGTTGGGTTTGACCAATACCAAAATTTTAGTACCCAAAAAGAACTTCATTCAAAAACTCATAACCTATACCATTCCGGAAAACGTAGAAAAATTGCGCAATGCGTTGTTCGAAGCCGGCGCCGGAAAGATTGGCAATTATGAAGATTGCAGTTTCAACTCAAAAGGCGTCGGAACCTATATGGGCAACGAAGACAGCAATCCGGAAATTGGCGAACGCTTTGAATTTGTTGAAAATGAGGAAATCAAAATCGAGGTGACTTTTGAAAAACATTTGCAGTCCAAAATTCTAAAAGCTCTTTTCAAACATCATGTTTATGAAGAAGTGGCTTACGAAATTTATGATTTGCAAAATGCTCACCAAAACATAGGATTAGGCATGATGGGTGAACTCGAAAAACCCATGAGTGAAACCGACTTCCTTTCGCTGGTCAAAACCAAAATGCAATGCGGAGGCATTCGTCACAGTGCTTTACTTGGAAAACCTATCCAAAAAGTTGCCGTGCTGGGCGGTTCGGGCAGTTTCGCCATCAGCCAGGCCAAACAAGCCGGAGCCGATATTTTTTTAACCGCCGATTTAAAGTACCATAACTTTTACGAAGCTGAAAATCAGTTGGTTTTAGCCGACATCGGGCACTTTGAAAGTGAAAGATTTACAAAAAATTATATTGTTGATTTTCTTAAGAAAAAAATCCTTAATTTTGCCATCATTTTTTCGGAAGAAAATACAAATCCCGTTAAGTACTTATAA
- a CDS encoding iron chaperone: MKTTFKSIDKYIAMQPEEVQVILEAIRQTIRKAAPQAEEAISYQMPAFKCHGPLVYFAAYKNHIGFYPTGTGIKAFQKEIEVYKNSKGAVQFPLDQPIPHKLITQMVRFKLNENLNKLNK, translated from the coding sequence ATGAAAACAACTTTTAAAAGTATCGATAAGTATATTGCCATGCAACCCGAGGAAGTGCAGGTCATATTGGAAGCCATCCGACAAACCATAAGAAAGGCTGCCCCTCAAGCGGAAGAAGCCATCAGTTACCAAATGCCGGCTTTCAAATGCCACGGCCCTTTGGTTTATTTTGCCGCCTACAAAAACCATATTGGCTTTTATCCAACCGGTACAGGTATCAAAGCTTTTCAAAAGGAAATAGAGGTTTACAAAAATTCTAAAGGAGCGGTTCAGTTTCCTTTAGACCAGCCAATTCCGCATAAGTTAATTACCCAAATGGTACGATTTAAACTAAACGAAAATTTAAACAAATTAAACAAATGA